The window GTCCGTCCGCGTCGACCAGCTGAAGCCGGTGCGCGAGAGCGCCCGCACCGAGGCCGTCGAGTTCTTCTGGTACGACTGCGGCCACTCCCAGCAGCTGGAGCAGCCGCTCCAGGCCTGGGCCGAGAAGCACCGCTCCGACGTCAACCTGCGCCGGGTGCCGGCGATCTGGCCGGGCAGCCCCGAGGAGCGCACGCAGCGCGGCCACGCGCGGCTCTACTACACCCTGGAGCGCCTCGGCCTGGTCGAGCGCCTCCAGACCAGTGCCTTCCGCGCCGTCCACACCGACGACAAGGACCTCACCGCCGAGGACGCCACCACCGACTGGGCGGTGCGCCAGGGCGTCGACGAGCGGACCTTCCGGGACGCCTACCGCTCCGCCGACGTGCGGCGGGCCGTCGACGACGCCGCCGCGATGTTCGTCCAGAACAAGATCAACGAGCTGCCCACGGTGATCGTCCAGGGCGAGGAGCGCACCACGCCGACCCGGGCCGGCGGTGTCTCGGCGATGCCCGACGCCCTCGACCGGCTGGTCGAGCAGGACCAGCAGCGCCACCCCCGCGGCTGACGCCTCTCCCGACCGACCGATCCCCTTCACCGAACCGACCCCCGGCGACCACACTCTGTGCCAGAGTGGACGCCGGGCCGCGCCGCCGGGATCGAGAACTGCCGTGGTGGCGGGCCCACTTCTCGATACCGGCGGTACCGGAGAGGGCAGGGGTCCGTGGGGGGACAACGCGCGCAGCTCGTCGACGAGCGCGACAGCCAGACATCGGCCGCGTCGTGGCGGCCCGCGGTCGCCGACGGACCGCCACCCGACCTGGTCTTCAAACGACGGTTGCGCCCCGCGCAGGTGGCCCGGGAGCTGTGGGGCGCGCGGGAGCTGGTGCGGGCCCTGGCCGAGCGCGACCTGCGCGCCCGCTACAAGCAGGCGGTGCTCGGCTTCGCCTGGGCGGTGCTGACCCCGCTGGCGCTCTGCGCCATCTTCACCCTGGTGTTCCACCGCGCCGTGAAGATCGACACCGGCGCGGTGTCCTACCCGCTCTTCGCCTACGTCGGCCTGATCGTCTGGCAGTTCTTCAGCAACACGATGAACCAGGGCGCGCTGAGCCTGGCCAACAACCTCAGCCTGCTGAACAAGGTCTACTGCCCGCGCGAGGTCTTCCCGCTGGCCACCATGCTGGTCGCCAGCGTGGACATGGTGATCGGCGTCGGTGTGCTCGGCCTGCTCTTCCTGATCTTCTGGACCGCCCCGGCCGTCACCTTCCTCTGGGTGCTGCCGCTGCTGCTCATCCAGTTCGCCTTCACCTACGGCGTCGCGCTGATCCTCTCGGTCGCCGTGGTCTACCTGCGCGACGTCCGCCACCTGCTGCCGATCATCACGCAGATGGGCGTCTTCGCCACCCCCGTCGCGTACCCGCTGGCGCAGATCCCGCAGCGCCTCCAGGAGATCTACGTCGGCTTCAACCCGCTGGGCGCCGTCATCGAGGGCTACCGCGGCGCCCTGCTGTACGGCGACGCGCCGGACGTCACGCTCACCTCGATCGCCGCGGTCTCCTCGCTGGTGTTCCTGGTCGGCGGCTACCTGCTGTTCAAGAAGCTGGAGACGGGGATCGCCGATGTCGCCTAGCCCGACGCACCCCCTGGGGACCATCCGCACCGACCGGGTGTGGAAGCGCTTCAAGGCCGACCAGCAGCGGATGCTGCTGCGCGACAAGGTCGACTCGATGGCCCGTCGGCTCCGCGGTGAGAAGGGCGAGGAGTGGCGCTGGGCGCTGCGCGACATCAGCCTGCACATCGAGCCGGGCGAGTCGGTCGGTCTGATCGGCTCCAACGGCTCCGGCAAGTCCACGCTGCTGAAGATGCTGACCCGGGTGATGTACCCGTACGGCGGCGTGATCGACGTGCGCGGCCGGATCGGCGCCCTCATCGAGATCAGGGCCGGCATCCACCCCGACCTGACGGGCCGGGAGAACATCTACCTGTTCGGAGCGTTGCTCGGTCTGCGCCGCCGCGAGGTGGCCGGCCGCTTCGACGACATCGTGGAGTTCGCCCGGCTCGGCGGTGCGATCGACCGGCAGGTGAAGTTCTACTCCTCCGGCATGCAGATGCGCCTCGGTTTCGCCGTCGCCGCCTACCTGGAGCCCCATGTGCTGCTGGTGGACGAGGTGTTGGCGGTCGGCGACGCCGTGTTCCAGCAGCGCTGCCTGGACCGGATGCGCGAGGTGGCCGAGCAGGGCACCACCATCGTCTTCGTCTCCCACGACCTGCCCGCCGTCGAGTCCATCTGCCGGCGCGGGATCTGGCTGGAGCAGGGTTCGGTGCGGGTGGACGCGGGCATCAAGGAGGCCATGGCGGGCTACCGGGACTCCATCGAGGCGCAGTCGGAGTCCGGCGGTCGCACCGGCGAACCGCTGCGACTGCTCAAGCACGCCGTCCGGGGCGAGGACCGCGACAGCCTGACCACCGACGAGCCGATGACGGTCGAACTGACCCTCGGCGGCGACTACCGGGGGGACGCCACCCTGCACCTGGGCGTCAGCGAGGGCACCTCCAGTCCGATCTTCCAGATCAGCCACGAAGTCCGGCTCACCGGGGAGGACCACCAGGTCGCCTGCGTGATCCCCCGGCTGCCGCTGCCGCGCGGCCGTTACACGCTCTGGGCCGGCGTCTACAGCATCGGCCGGA of the Kitasatospora sp. NBC_01246 genome contains:
- a CDS encoding thiol:disulfide interchange protein DsbA/DsbL, translated to MKSLLRSTVLLAVATGIAASPVQAGAATTHQPSREGSQSVRVDQLKPVRESARTEAVEFFWYDCGHSQQLEQPLQAWAEKHRSDVNLRRVPAIWPGSPEERTQRGHARLYYTLERLGLVERLQTSAFRAVHTDDKDLTAEDATTDWAVRQGVDERTFRDAYRSADVRRAVDDAAAMFVQNKINELPTVIVQGEERTTPTRAGGVSAMPDALDRLVEQDQQRHPRG
- a CDS encoding ABC transporter permease, giving the protein MGGQRAQLVDERDSQTSAASWRPAVADGPPPDLVFKRRLRPAQVARELWGARELVRALAERDLRARYKQAVLGFAWAVLTPLALCAIFTLVFHRAVKIDTGAVSYPLFAYVGLIVWQFFSNTMNQGALSLANNLSLLNKVYCPREVFPLATMLVASVDMVIGVGVLGLLFLIFWTAPAVTFLWVLPLLLIQFAFTYGVALILSVAVVYLRDVRHLLPIITQMGVFATPVAYPLAQIPQRLQEIYVGFNPLGAVIEGYRGALLYGDAPDVTLTSIAAVSSLVFLVGGYLLFKKLETGIADVA
- a CDS encoding ABC transporter ATP-binding protein, with product MSPSPTHPLGTIRTDRVWKRFKADQQRMLLRDKVDSMARRLRGEKGEEWRWALRDISLHIEPGESVGLIGSNGSGKSTLLKMLTRVMYPYGGVIDVRGRIGALIEIRAGIHPDLTGRENIYLFGALLGLRRREVAGRFDDIVEFARLGGAIDRQVKFYSSGMQMRLGFAVAAYLEPHVLLVDEVLAVGDAVFQQRCLDRMREVAEQGTTIVFVSHDLPAVESICRRGIWLEQGSVRVDAGIKEAMAGYRDSIEAQSESGGRTGEPLRLLKHAVRGEDRDSLTTDEPMTVELTLGGDYRGDATLHLGVSEGTSSPIFQISHEVRLTGEDHQVACVIPRLPLPRGRYTLWAGVYSIGRTDGGTLMSWHSVGQFDVFGPMLDSPPRAVVLAAPVFVPHHWEE